The Candidatus Polarisedimenticolaceae bacterium DNA window AAGAGCTCGTAAACGGTTTCACGTCATTCCTGCCCCGCGTATCCGTTGTTCACGGCGCATCGATTCATCCATCGCGATTCGACCGTGTGCGCGCGCGTCGATCGTGAACGTTCGACGCACGCGTCCCGAGGATTAGCGCGGCGCCACGCGATTGCACATTCACCGCAGCGCGACGCGCCTCTGGCACCTCAACAGCTAAGGCGAACCCCCGTCCTTCGTTAACGACTCTTTCAAGGAACCGGGGGAAAACCATGAGGCAGAAGAATCGCGGCGTCCGTCGATGCTCGCTGGCGCTTGTCGTCGCGCTGGCGAGCATCTCCCTCGCAAGAGCGGGAGCTTGCACTCCGGACCTGACTCATTACACGCCGACTCCGACCCTGACATGGTCGGAGAGCGACCTGGCCGACACCGCCGGATTCCGCGTCTACTGGAAGCGCGCCGAGGACACGCTCTGGCGCGGGTCGATCGACATCCCGGCGTGGCAGGGCGATTCCATGTCCGGCGCGGTATGGCCCGGGATGACCGAGCCGTGGCCTCTCCAACGTTTGGTTCCGGACACGGAGCAAGGCCTGCTCGTCGACATCCAGGTCGCCGCCTACAACACGTCGAAGGTGCTCGGGACACCGTCGACGATCCTGCGGCTCTGCATGCCGCAGATCTGGGCCGGCGGCCACTACCAGTAACGATCCCTCAGCCGAACAACTGCCGCAGCTGCGCCGTTCGATGGTCGAAGATCGCCCGGACGTCGCGCCGGACGACGAGCCGATCGATCAGCCAGCCGCCCGGAACGGCGTAGCGCACGAAGTCGCCGACGTCGGTGCCGCCGTCCCGCGGCGCGAACGAGTGCTCGTGGATCCACGCCCGGTAGGGACCGCGCCGCTGCTCATCCGCGAACCGCCGGGGCGGATCCCACACCGTGATCTCCGATTCCCAGTGCACGGGGACGCCGCGGAGCCTGAGCGCGTACTCGAGCCGCGCGCCCTGCCGCATCACGATCGGCCGCGGCGTGACGATGCGAAACCGGAGCCACGGGGGCGTCAGCTCCTCGAGGTTGCCGGCGTCCGCGAAGAACGCGAACACGCGCTCGATCGGTTGGCCCAGCCAGATCTCCGAGCGAAGGGTCGTCAAGCCGTCGGCCCGGCCCCACGTGATCATGGGAACAGGTTACTCGGGACAGTCGTCGATCGCCTTGACGCGGTAGTAGAGCCTCTCTCCGGGCGCCGACGGTGGGACCGCCCTGTCGATCGCGTGGAGGGTTCCGTCCACGACGGCGATCTTCCGGAAGTCGGCGTCGGCGGGCGCTACGTCGAGCGGCCCGGCGCGCTCGACGACGTAGCTCGGCGCGGCGATCGGATGCCCCTCGACGTCGGTCGTCGAAGGCGACCACGACACGAGGTTGGCCGCGCCGATCGCGGTGACGTGGACCTGCGCGGGCGCCTTCGGCTTGGGTCCGGCCGCGGCGACGACCTCGACCTTCTCCGAAGGAGCGCTCTCGACGCCGCACGTGTTCATGGCGGTGACCACGTAAGAAAAACGGCTACACGCGCGGACCGGATCGATCGTGGCGACGTGGGACGCGTCCAGGTCCGCGATGCGGTGGGCGTCGTCGATCGGAACGTTGAAGCCGGTGGAGCGGTAGACCCGGTAGCCGGCGAGATCGCGGATCGCGGGTGACGCTGGATCGCCGGGAAGCGGCGCGTCATTGATCGCGACCGCCGGCCACGCGAGCGCATTGACGACGCCGGGGCTGCCCTCGCTGACGTTCAGCTCCATGGGGGCCTGAGGGGTTGTCCTGTTCGCGGTCGTCACCGCGATCTCCTCGGTCGGCGCGCTCTCATTCCCTTCGGCGTCGACCGCGACGACGGAGAGGTAGTACGTCGCCGCGTCGGCGAGGCCGTCGATGTAGGTCGCCGTGCCGCCGACCGGCCAGACGTAGACCGGCGCCGCCGGGGACGTGCCCGCGCGCAGGCGGTAGATCGTGACGTCCGGGCTCGGGCTCGCAGGCCACGAGACGACGAGACCGCGACAGTGGCCGGAAACCGCGACGGGCGTACCGGCGGGCTCGGGCAACGTGAAGTCTCGATGGCAGCTCTCCGAATTGGGGCGAATGCCGCCGCTGCTGTCGGTGCCGAGACCGCTCTCTACGAGGGAGTTGCCGGAGACGAGGAAGAAGGCGCAGCGTCCGGGCGCGGGGATGTCGCCGGAGCCGAAACGCCGCTCGCCGATGTCACAGCTCCCGGGCTGCTGCGTGTAGACGCCCGTCGCGCGCAGCTCTTTCATGTCT harbors:
- a CDS encoding SRPBCC family protein, yielding MITWGRADGLTTLRSEIWLGQPIERVFAFFADAGNLEELTPPWLRFRIVTPRPIVMRQGARLEYALRLRGVPVHWESEITVWDPPRRFADEQRRGPYRAWIHEHSFAPRDGGTDVGDFVRYAVPGGWLIDRLVVRRDVRAIFDHRTAQLRQLFG
- a CDS encoding fibronectin type III domain-containing protein, encoding MRRYVFFLMLGTSIAVADDGRGIDVAFDATKTLVWTDGATHSSWDVYAGDMKELRATGVYTQQPGSCDIGERRFGSGDIPAPGRCAFFLVSGNSLVESGLGTDSSGGIRPNSESCHRDFTLPEPAGTPVAVSGHCRGLVVSWPASPSPDVTIYRLRAGTSPAAPVYVWPVGGTATYIDGLADAATYYLSVVAVDAEGNESAPTEEIAVTTANRTTPQAPMELNVSEGSPGVVNALAWPAVAINDAPLPGDPASPAIRDLAGYRVYRSTGFNVPIDDAHRIADLDASHVATIDPVRACSRFSYVVTAMNTCGVESAPSEKVEVVAAAGPKPKAPAQVHVTAIGAANLVSWSPSTTDVEGHPIAAPSYVVERAGPLDVAPADADFRKIAVVDGTLHAIDRAVPPSAPGERLYYRVKAIDDCPE